One genomic window of Spirochaetae bacterium HGW-Spirochaetae-1 includes the following:
- a CDS encoding DNA mismatch repair protein MutS, with protein MEFGKEVDLHHFHPRDTKAVVEEFLRQAVEKGYVRVRIVHGKGRSQKKSQVYAILQGHRQVKAYHDEGANWGATVVFLNSSGEDRDFSGEQEYTTKQ; from the coding sequence ATGGAATTCGGGAAAGAGGTGGACCTGCATCATTTTCATCCCCGTGATACGAAGGCCGTCGTTGAGGAGTTCTTGAGACAGGCCGTGGAGAAGGGGTATGTACGTGTCAGGATTGTGCACGGGAAGGGACGTTCGCAGAAAAAGAGCCAGGTCTATGCCATTTTGCAGGGCCACAGGCAGGTGAAGGCCTATCACGATGAAGGTGCAAACTGGGGCGCCACGGTCGTTTTTCTTAACAGTTCAGGCGAAGATAGGGATTTTTCAGGAGAACAGGAATACACCACGAAACAGTGA